A single genomic interval of Cyprinus carpio isolate SPL01 chromosome B24, ASM1834038v1, whole genome shotgun sequence harbors:
- the LOC122142207 gene encoding eotaxin-like yields METRRILMRSLAVAVIITSVIWTTTAEDQKVRKPCCTKVSTTEVTDPIISFRLQRQSLPCVKAVIFKTKRGRFCRDPRQRWVKEKVKHFFKNTTPTPTSSISN; encoded by the exons ATGGAGACACGCAGGATCCTCATGAGGAGTTTAGCTGTTGCAGTGATCATTACATCTGTGATCTGGACTACAACAG CTGAAGATCAAAAAGTGAGGAAACCATGCTGCACAAAAGTCTCCACAACAGAGGTGACCGATCCCATCATCAGTTTCAGGTTGCAACGTCAAAGTCTTCCATGTGTGAAGGCCGTCAT CTTTAAGACTAAACGGGGAAGGTTCTGCAGAGATCCTAGACAACGATGGGTGAAGGAGAAAGttaaacacttttt caaAAACACCACGCCAACACCAACATCATCTATTAGTAACTGA
- the LOC109049581 gene encoding fractalkine-like, with amino-acid sequence MPRAMAWTSRLITIAVLIALMGCFTGAQGNYRRPTRVGVSCCKEVSKGRIPATIKLIGYKHQNALSPCVDAIIFYTEKEKYCSDPKAPWIKNRLKGLQKIVD; translated from the exons ATGCCAAGAGCCATGGCCTGGACTTCTAGATTAATCACCATTGCCGTTCTGATCGCCCTCATGGGATGTTTCACTGGTGCACAAGGCAACT ATCGTCGTCCCACTCGTGTTGGAGTGAGCTGCTGTAAAGAGGTGTCAAAAGGAAGAATACCTGCTACAATTAAACTGATTGGATACAAGCATCAGAATGCTCTGAGTCCATGTGTGGATGCTATAAT ATTCTACACAGAGAAGGAAAAGTACTGCTCTGATCCAAAGGCGCCCTGGATTAAAAACCGTCTGAAAG GTCTTCAGAAGATAGTGGACTGA
- the LOC109049580 gene encoding eotaxin-like — translation METRRILMRSLAVAVVIASVIWTTTAADTQVVYSCCTKVSTANVTDPILNIRLQRKSLPCVKAVIFNTKRGEFCIDPKQQWVEKKVKQFFRAQRNKRLTSTPPPTSSISHQTHVGGATQATDSSSVTNVLI, via the exons ATGGAGACACGCAGGATCCTCATGAGGAGTTTGGCTGTTGCGGTGGTCATTGCATCTGTGATCTGGACTACAACAG CTGCAGATACTCAAGTGGTGTACTCATGCTGCACTAAAGTCTCCACAGCCAATGTGACCGATCCCATCCTCAATATCAGGTTGCAACGTAAAAGTCTTCCATGTGTGAAGGCTGTCAT CTTTAATACTAAACGGGGAGAGTTCTGCATTGATCCCAAACAACAATGGGTGGAGAAGAAAGTTAAACAGTTTTT CAGAGCTCAAAGAAACAAACGCCTGACTTCCACACCACCCCCAACATCATCTATTAGTCATCAAACTCATGTGGGAGGAGCTACACAAGCAACTGACAGCTCATCAGTCACGAATGTCTTAATATAA